In Mycolicibacterium alvei, a single window of DNA contains:
- a CDS encoding universal stress protein — protein MTSSDAPVVVGIDGSDGALGAARWAGAVAARFGAPLRIVHALPSIGRNLTQTAAALTAAMMSYQRDMAQAFLKAAEEAVRADHPELSVSTDSFNEPADQVLIEASRQARLVVLGGKTVTPAAALLLGSTALSVATRAACPVVAFRGDRVDPGDGPVIVGVDDSPAAQTALETAFEFADRFGQSVNAVRSLSLTAPAETGVTIPLLIDWDGVESAELMALTETVDVHNKNHPGVDAKCFIEPDSPGKAVLKHVDDSGLVVVGSRGRNALAGVLLGSTSLNLLHHSPVPVMICRAQGDSDA, from the coding sequence GTGACTTCCTCGGACGCACCAGTAGTAGTCGGAATCGACGGCAGTGACGGCGCGCTCGGCGCGGCTCGCTGGGCAGGCGCGGTCGCCGCGCGGTTCGGCGCGCCGCTGCGCATCGTGCACGCCCTACCGTCCATCGGCCGCAACCTGACTCAGACCGCGGCCGCCCTGACCGCGGCGATGATGTCGTATCAGCGCGACATGGCCCAGGCGTTCCTCAAGGCCGCGGAGGAGGCCGTACGCGCCGATCACCCCGAGCTGTCGGTATCCACGGACTCATTCAACGAACCCGCCGACCAGGTGCTGATCGAGGCCAGCCGGCAGGCGCGGCTCGTCGTCCTCGGCGGTAAGACGGTCACACCGGCCGCGGCGCTGCTGCTTGGGTCGACGGCGCTGTCCGTGGCCACTCGGGCCGCGTGCCCGGTGGTCGCCTTCCGCGGGGACCGGGTCGACCCCGGGGACGGCCCGGTCATCGTCGGGGTCGACGACAGCCCCGCCGCGCAGACCGCGCTGGAGACGGCCTTCGAATTCGCCGATCGGTTCGGCCAGTCGGTCAACGCCGTGCGGTCGCTGTCGTTGACCGCACCCGCCGAGACCGGTGTCACCATCCCACTGCTGATCGACTGGGACGGGGTGGAGTCCGCCGAACTGATGGCGCTGACCGAGACCGTCGACGTCCACAACAAGAACCACCCGGGCGTCGACGCCAAATGTTTCATCGAGCCCGACTCGCCCGGCAAGGCGGTGCTGAAGCACGTCGATGATTCCGGACTCGTGGTGGTCGGGTCTCGCGGCCGCAATGCGCTGGCCGGAGTATTGCTCGGCTCGACCAGCCTGAACCTGCTGCACCACAGTCCGGTACCGGTGATGATCTGTCGGGCACAAGGAGATTCGGATGCCTGA
- a CDS encoding universal stress protein yields MPEHNLRHGIVVGVDGSPASDNAVSWAAKAAVSRSVELTLVYASPGAASPVWLDVALPQEYWDYQDQQGQEVLDAARRVAADAAGTHPLNIVAKAVPGHAVATLIEYSRQAELVVVGSRGLGKWGRRLLGSVSSSLAHHAHGPVAVIPHDERPSTAPVVVGVDGSPASELATAIAFDEASRRGVELVVLHTWTDLNFEFPSVRWEDLSSEAERALAEQLAGWGERYPDVAVRRVVMPDQPARQLLAQAETAQLVVVGNRGRGGFAGMLLGSVSSAVVHSSTAPVIVARQSN; encoded by the coding sequence ATGCCTGAACACAACCTTCGGCACGGCATCGTCGTCGGGGTTGACGGGTCGCCGGCATCGGACAACGCAGTGTCGTGGGCTGCCAAAGCCGCGGTGTCGCGGAGCGTCGAGCTCACGTTGGTGTATGCATCGCCGGGCGCCGCGTCCCCGGTCTGGTTGGATGTGGCTCTGCCTCAGGAATATTGGGACTATCAGGACCAGCAGGGTCAGGAGGTCCTCGATGCCGCCCGCCGGGTCGCCGCGGACGCAGCCGGGACGCACCCGCTGAACATCGTTGCGAAAGCTGTTCCGGGGCATGCGGTTGCGACGCTCATCGAGTACTCACGCCAGGCTGAGCTGGTGGTCGTGGGTTCCCGTGGCCTGGGCAAATGGGGACGACGACTGCTCGGATCGGTGAGCTCGAGTCTGGCGCACCACGCCCACGGTCCGGTGGCGGTGATCCCCCACGACGAACGCCCGTCGACGGCGCCCGTCGTGGTCGGGGTCGACGGGTCACCTGCGTCTGAGCTCGCCACCGCGATCGCATTCGACGAGGCGTCGCGGCGCGGTGTGGAGCTCGTGGTCCTCCACACCTGGACGGACCTGAACTTCGAGTTCCCCTCCGTCAGGTGGGAGGATCTGAGCTCCGAGGCCGAGCGTGCACTGGCTGAACAGCTGGCCGGGTGGGGCGAGCGGTATCCCGACGTCGCCGTTCGGCGGGTGGTCATGCCCGATCAGCCGGCCCGGCAATTGCTGGCTCAGGCCGAAACCGCCCAGCTCGTGGTGGTCGGCAACCGGGGCCGGGGTGGATTCGCCGGGATGTTGCTCGGCTCGGTCAGCTCCGCGGTGGTGCATTCATCCACTGCACCGGTGATCGTTGCGCGGCAATCCAACTGA
- a CDS encoding SRPBCC family protein, with protein MAVQASREAVFDSSPEAIMEVLADVDALPSWSAMHRRVKVIDRYPDGKPHHVKTTLRVLGITDKELLEFHWGDHWMVWDAEPNRQQCGQHVEYNLTPEVDRTRVRFDVIVDLAVPVPEFLIKRAKTLVLDVAIERLRQRVMRNSRHRLI; from the coding sequence GTGGCCGTGCAGGCATCACGCGAGGCGGTGTTCGACTCCTCGCCGGAGGCGATCATGGAGGTGCTCGCCGACGTCGACGCGCTGCCGTCCTGGTCTGCGATGCACCGTCGCGTCAAGGTCATAGACCGCTATCCGGACGGCAAGCCCCACCACGTCAAGACCACCCTGCGGGTATTGGGCATCACCGACAAAGAGCTCCTCGAGTTCCACTGGGGCGACCACTGGATGGTGTGGGATGCCGAACCCAACCGGCAGCAATGTGGCCAGCATGTCGAATACAACCTGACGCCCGAGGTGGATCGGACGCGGGTGCGGTTCGACGTCATCGTCGACCTCGCGGTGCCGGTGCCGGAGTTCCTCATCAAGCGGGCAAAGACACTCGTTCTCGACGTCGCCATCGAGCGGCTGCGTCAGCGCGTCATGAGGAATTCACGGCACCGATTGATCTAG
- a CDS encoding pyridoxal phosphate-dependent aminotransferase → MTVQRLQPFAVTIFAEMSALAGRLGAVNLGQGFPDEDGPAEMLKVAQHAISEGHNQYPPGLGIPELRHAIAAQRKRHYGIDYDPDTEVLVTVGATEAIAASVLGLVEPGSEVLVIEPFYDSYSPVIAMAGCVRSAVPLVADGTGFAIDVEGLRRAVTPKTRALILNSPHNPTGAVASDAELRAIAALAIEHDLLVITDEVYEQLVFGVEHLPLAGYPGMAERTVTISSAAKMFNVTGWKIGWACGPTELIAGVRAAKQYLSYVGGGPFQPAVAHALNHEDGWVADLRESFQTKRDRLGNALADIGFEVHDSRGTYFLCADPRPLGYSDSTQFCAELPHTAGVAAIPMSAFCDAEAPHADLWNHLVRFAFCKRNDTMEEAIRRLDVLRRR, encoded by the coding sequence ATGACCGTGCAGAGACTGCAGCCCTTCGCCGTCACGATCTTCGCGGAGATGTCTGCGCTGGCCGGCCGACTGGGCGCGGTCAACCTGGGCCAGGGTTTCCCGGACGAGGACGGCCCGGCCGAGATGCTCAAGGTGGCGCAGCATGCGATCTCCGAAGGCCACAACCAGTACCCGCCCGGCCTCGGCATCCCCGAGTTGCGCCATGCCATCGCCGCACAGCGCAAACGCCACTACGGCATCGATTACGACCCCGACACCGAGGTCCTGGTGACAGTCGGCGCCACCGAGGCCATCGCCGCGTCGGTTCTCGGCCTGGTGGAACCGGGCTCGGAGGTGCTGGTGATAGAGCCGTTCTACGACTCCTACTCCCCGGTGATCGCGATGGCCGGGTGTGTACGCAGCGCGGTCCCGCTGGTTGCCGACGGGACCGGGTTCGCGATCGACGTCGAAGGACTCCGCCGCGCCGTCACGCCCAAGACCCGTGCGCTGATCCTCAACTCCCCGCACAACCCCACCGGCGCCGTGGCCTCCGACGCCGAGCTACGCGCCATCGCTGCACTGGCCATCGAGCACGACCTGCTGGTGATCACCGACGAGGTCTACGAGCAGTTGGTGTTCGGCGTCGAACACCTGCCGCTGGCCGGCTACCCCGGTATGGCCGAGCGCACGGTGACCATCTCCAGCGCCGCCAAGATGTTCAACGTCACCGGCTGGAAGATCGGCTGGGCCTGCGGGCCAACGGAATTGATCGCCGGGGTGCGCGCCGCCAAGCAGTACCTGAGCTATGTGGGCGGCGGACCGTTCCAGCCCGCGGTGGCCCACGCGCTCAATCACGAGGACGGCTGGGTGGCCGACCTGCGGGAGTCGTTCCAGACCAAGCGGGATCGACTGGGCAACGCACTGGCCGATATCGGGTTCGAGGTGCACGACAGCCGCGGCACGTACTTTCTGTGCGCCGACCCGCGGCCACTGGGCTATTCGGACAGCACGCAGTTCTGTGCCGAACTGCCGCACACCGCGGGGGTGGCGGCAATCCCGATGTCGGCGTTCTGCGATGCCGAGGCGCCGCATGCCGATCTGTGGAATCACCTGGTGCGCTTCGCATTCTGCAAACGAAACGACACCATGGAAGAGGCCATCCGACGGCTGGACGTGCTCCGCAGACGCTGA
- a CDS encoding alkene reductase gives MTYKLNADAALLQPIQVGDTAAANRLFMAPLTRSRADADGTPSPLAAQYYSQRAGAGVIISEATAVAETANGAYLNTPGIYTDRHQQGWAEIADSVHAAGGKMFVQLWHVGRMAHPEISGFEAVAPSAIAADVVTHTPTGKKALQTPRALDTAEIPAIVEQFRTAARRAIDAGMDGVEIHGANGYLLHQFASDVVNQRTDAYGGSPENRARLTAEVVEAVVDEIGAGRVGLRISPGNTAGDMHENDTVGAYEALLARIAPLGLAYLHVLIDPATRTFGVIRALWSGTFVLNTGRASGTDFSALEGYAEWGAISAAAVGRAYLANPDLIDRLILGAELNEPDVSTFYAPGPSGYTDYPSLIEIEEPRSA, from the coding sequence GTGACCTACAAACTGAACGCCGACGCCGCACTGCTTCAGCCGATCCAGGTCGGCGACACCGCCGCCGCGAACCGTCTGTTCATGGCGCCGCTGACACGTTCGCGCGCCGATGCCGACGGCACCCCCTCGCCGTTGGCCGCGCAGTACTACTCGCAGCGTGCGGGTGCGGGCGTGATCATCAGCGAGGCCACCGCTGTCGCCGAGACCGCCAACGGCGCCTACCTGAACACCCCGGGCATCTACACCGACCGCCATCAGCAGGGCTGGGCCGAGATCGCCGATTCGGTGCATGCCGCCGGCGGCAAGATGTTCGTCCAGTTGTGGCACGTCGGCCGGATGGCGCACCCCGAGATCAGCGGGTTCGAGGCCGTCGCGCCATCGGCGATCGCGGCCGATGTGGTCACCCACACACCCACCGGCAAGAAGGCGCTGCAGACGCCGCGAGCACTGGATACCGCCGAGATCCCGGCGATCGTCGAACAGTTCCGCACCGCCGCGCGCCGGGCGATCGACGCCGGCATGGACGGCGTGGAGATCCACGGCGCCAACGGCTACCTGCTGCACCAGTTCGCCTCCGATGTGGTCAATCAGCGCACCGATGCCTATGGCGGTTCGCCGGAGAACCGGGCCAGGTTGACCGCCGAGGTGGTCGAGGCCGTCGTCGACGAGATCGGCGCGGGTCGGGTCGGGCTGCGTATCTCGCCCGGCAACACCGCCGGGGACATGCACGAGAACGACACGGTCGGCGCCTATGAGGCATTGCTGGCGCGAATCGCCCCGCTGGGTCTGGCCTACCTGCACGTGCTCATCGACCCGGCCACCCGGACCTTCGGCGTCATCCGCGCCTTGTGGTCGGGGACGTTCGTCCTCAATACCGGTCGCGCCTCCGGCACCGACTTCTCGGCACTGGAGGGTTATGCGGAGTGGGGCGCGATCAGCGCGGCAGCGGTGGGGCGGGCGTACCTGGCGAACCCGGACCTGATCGACCGGCTGATCCTGGGTGCCGAACTCAACGAACCCGACGTGTCGACTTTCTACGCTCCCGGGCCGAGCGGGTACACCGACTACCCGTCGCTGATCGAGATCGAGGAGCCCCGCTCGGCCTGA
- a CDS encoding acetyl-CoA C-acetyltransferase — MSEEAFIYEAIRTPRGKQRGGALNEIKPVNLVVGLIEEIRSRYPDLDETLISDVILGVVSPVGDQGGDIARTAGLVAKLPETTGGFQLNRFCASGLEAVNLAAQKVRSGWDDLVLAGGVESMSRVPMGSDGGAWASDPETNYRIGFVPQGIGADLIATIEGFSRDDVDAYAARSQEKAAAAWSGGYFAKSVIPVKDQNGLVVLDHDEHMRPGTTAADLGKLKSAFEGLGAMGGFDDVALQKYHFVEKINHVHTGGNSSGIVDGAGLLLIGSESAGASQNLTPRARIVATATSGADPVIMLTGPTPATKKVLDRAGLTVDDIDLFELNEAFASVVLKFQKDLNIPDEKLNVNGGAIAMGHPLGATGAMITGTMVDELERRGARRALITLCIGGGMGVATIIERV; from the coding sequence ATGTCCGAAGAAGCTTTCATCTACGAGGCGATCCGTACGCCGCGTGGCAAGCAGCGCGGTGGCGCACTCAATGAGATCAAGCCGGTCAATCTGGTGGTCGGTCTGATCGAGGAGATTCGTAGCCGGTATCCCGACCTGGATGAGACGCTGATCAGCGACGTCATCCTGGGTGTGGTGTCCCCGGTGGGTGATCAGGGTGGTGACATCGCCCGCACCGCCGGGTTGGTGGCCAAGCTGCCCGAGACCACCGGTGGTTTCCAGCTCAACCGTTTCTGCGCGTCGGGCCTGGAGGCGGTCAACCTGGCCGCCCAGAAGGTGCGTTCGGGCTGGGACGATCTGGTGCTGGCCGGTGGTGTCGAGTCGATGAGTCGCGTCCCTATGGGTTCGGACGGCGGCGCCTGGGCCTCTGACCCGGAGACCAACTACCGCATCGGCTTCGTCCCGCAGGGCATCGGCGCGGACCTGATCGCCACCATCGAGGGCTTCTCCCGCGACGATGTCGACGCCTACGCGGCGCGGTCGCAGGAGAAGGCCGCCGCGGCCTGGTCCGGTGGCTACTTCGCCAAGTCGGTCATTCCGGTCAAGGACCAGAACGGTCTGGTCGTGCTGGACCATGACGAGCACATGCGTCCGGGCACCACTGCGGCGGATCTGGGCAAGCTCAAGTCGGCGTTCGAGGGCCTGGGTGCCATGGGTGGCTTCGATGACGTGGCGCTGCAGAAGTACCACTTCGTCGAGAAGATCAACCACGTCCACACCGGCGGCAACAGCTCGGGCATCGTCGACGGCGCCGGCCTGCTGCTGATCGGCAGCGAAAGTGCAGGGGCATCCCAGAACCTGACCCCGCGCGCCCGCATCGTGGCCACCGCCACCAGCGGTGCCGACCCGGTCATCATGCTCACCGGTCCCACTCCGGCCACCAAGAAGGTGCTCGACCGGGCCGGCCTGACCGTCGATGACATCGACCTGTTCGAGCTGAACGAGGCGTTCGCCTCGGTGGTGCTGAAGTTCCAGAAGGACCTCAACATCCCCGACGAGAAGCTCAACGTCAACGGTGGCGCCATCGCGATGGGTCACCCGCTGGGCGCCACCGGCGCCATGATCACCGGAACCATGGTCGACGAGCTCGAGCGTCGTGGCGCTCGGCGTGCCCTGATCACGCTGTGCATCGGCGGCGGCATGGGCGTGGCCACCATCATCGAGCGCGTCTAG
- a CDS encoding 3-hydroxyacyl-CoA dehydrogenase NAD-binding domain-containing protein — MAENTIQWDKDADGIVTLTLDDPTGSANVMNEHYKQSMHDAVEKLVAEQDSITGVVITSAKKTFFAGGDLKGMMNIGPDDAAEAFEMVETIKADLRKLETLPKPVVAAINGAALGGGLEIALTCNHRIAADVKGSQIGLPEVTLGLLPGGGGVARTVRMFGIQKAFMEILSQGTRFSPAKAAEIGLVDRVVPNVDELLPAAKAWIKANPEAHTQPWDVKGYKMPGGTPSSPALAAILPSFPALLRKQLKGAPMPAPRAILDAAVEGAQVDFDTASRIESRYFVSLVTGQTAKNMIQAFFLDLQAINGGASRPEGIAKQEIKKIGVLGAGMMGAGIAYVSAKAGYDVVLKDVTQEAADKGKAYSEGLEAKALKRGKTTEEKSKALLAKITPTADPQDLKGVDFVIEAVFENQELKHKVFQEIEDIVEPNALLGSNTSTLPITGLATGVKRQEDFIGIHFFSPVDKMPLVEIIKGEKTSDEALARVFDYTLAIRKTPIVVNDSRGFFTSRVIGTFVNEALAMLGEGVAPASIEQAGSQAGYPAAPLQLSDELNLELMHKIAVATKEGVEAAGGTHVPHPAEAVVEKMIELGRPSRLKGAGFYEYVDGKRTQLWPGLKEAFNSGSASIPLQDMIDRMLFAEALETQKCIDEGVLTSTADANIGSIMGIGFPPYTGGSAQFIVGYQGELGVGKAAFVARAKELAARYGDRFLPPASLES; from the coding sequence ATGGCTGAGAACACTATTCAGTGGGACAAGGATGCCGACGGCATCGTCACCCTGACGTTGGACGACCCGACCGGTTCGGCCAACGTGATGAACGAGCACTACAAGCAGTCCATGCATGATGCTGTGGAAAAGCTTGTTGCGGAGCAGGATTCGATCACCGGTGTGGTCATCACCAGCGCGAAGAAGACCTTCTTCGCCGGTGGCGACCTCAAGGGCATGATGAACATCGGCCCCGACGACGCCGCCGAGGCGTTCGAGATGGTCGAAACCATCAAGGCCGACCTGCGCAAGCTGGAGACCCTGCCCAAGCCCGTCGTCGCCGCCATCAACGGCGCGGCGCTGGGCGGTGGCCTGGAGATCGCGCTGACCTGTAACCACCGCATCGCCGCCGATGTGAAGGGCAGCCAGATCGGTCTGCCCGAGGTCACCCTGGGCCTGCTGCCCGGCGGTGGCGGCGTCGCCCGCACCGTGCGGATGTTCGGTATCCAGAAGGCCTTCATGGAGATCCTGAGCCAGGGCACCCGGTTCAGCCCGGCCAAGGCCGCTGAAATCGGGCTTGTGGACCGGGTCGTACCGAACGTGGACGAGTTACTCCCGGCAGCCAAGGCCTGGATCAAGGCCAACCCCGAGGCCCACACCCAGCCGTGGGATGTCAAGGGCTACAAGATGCCCGGCGGCACCCCGTCCTCCCCGGCTCTGGCGGCGATCCTGCCGTCGTTCCCGGCGCTGCTGCGCAAGCAGCTCAAGGGCGCCCCGATGCCCGCCCCGCGGGCCATCCTGGACGCCGCTGTCGAGGGTGCGCAGGTCGACTTCGACACCGCCAGCCGCATCGAGAGCCGTTACTTCGTCTCGCTGGTCACCGGCCAGACCGCCAAGAACATGATTCAGGCGTTCTTCCTGGACCTGCAGGCCATCAACGGCGGCGCATCGCGTCCGGAGGGCATCGCCAAGCAGGAGATCAAGAAGATCGGTGTGCTGGGCGCGGGCATGATGGGCGCCGGTATCGCCTACGTGTCGGCCAAGGCTGGCTACGACGTCGTGCTCAAGGACGTCACGCAGGAAGCCGCTGACAAGGGCAAGGCGTACTCGGAGGGCCTGGAGGCCAAGGCACTCAAGCGTGGCAAGACCACCGAAGAGAAGTCGAAGGCGCTGCTCGCCAAGATCACCCCGACCGCCGATCCGCAGGATCTCAAGGGCGTCGACTTCGTGATCGAGGCCGTGTTCGAGAACCAGGAACTCAAGCACAAGGTGTTCCAGGAGATCGAGGACATCGTCGAGCCCAACGCGCTGCTCGGCTCGAACACCTCCACGCTGCCGATCACCGGTCTGGCGACCGGCGTGAAGCGCCAGGAGGACTTCATCGGCATCCACTTCTTCTCACCGGTCGACAAGATGCCGCTGGTGGAGATCATCAAGGGCGAGAAGACCTCTGACGAGGCGCTGGCCCGGGTGTTCGATTACACGCTGGCGATCCGCAAGACCCCGATCGTGGTCAACGACAGCCGCGGCTTCTTCACCAGCCGCGTGATCGGCACCTTCGTCAACGAGGCGCTGGCCATGCTGGGCGAGGGCGTCGCGCCCGCCTCCATCGAGCAGGCAGGTTCGCAGGCCGGTTACCCGGCGGCGCCGCTGCAGCTGAGTGATGAGCTCAACCTGGAGCTCATGCACAAGATCGCTGTCGCCACCAAGGAAGGTGTCGAGGCTGCCGGTGGCACCCACGTGCCGCACCCGGCCGAGGCCGTGGTGGAGAAGATGATCGAGCTCGGTCGCCCGTCGCGGCTGAAGGGTGCCGGCTTCTACGAGTACGTCGACGGCAAGCGGACGCAGCTGTGGCCGGGTCTGAAGGAGGCCTTCAACTCCGGAAGCGCCTCGATCCCGCTGCAGGACATGATCGACCGCATGCTGTTCGCCGAGGCACTGGAGACCCAGAAGTGCATCGACGAAGGCGTGCTCACCTCGACCGCTGACGCGAACATCGGCTCGATCATGGGTATTGGCTTCCCGCCCTACACCGGTGGTTCGGCGCAGTTCATCGTCGGCTACCAGGGTGAGCTCGGTGTCGGCAAGGCGGCGTTCGTCGCCCGCGCCAAGGAACTGGCCGCCCGCTACGGCGACCGCTTCCTGCCCCCGGCCTCGCTGGAGAGCTAA
- a CDS encoding class I SAM-dependent methyltransferase has translation MSSRQRLFRWLYRLGFTPWDGHPLAHSLMTLVEGTALPPGTALDVGCGTGDNAVYLARHGWRVTGVDYVAKPLKIARAKAAGLPAVFTKADVTQLSWSGVGAGFDLIVDSGCLHGMDADDRDAYVREVSAVAAPDAQLLIVAFIPGGSMGVPGIGFEEVQRRFSAGWILLSSGDEPAMNQNGKNAARFYLFRRTT, from the coding sequence GTGAGCTCGCGCCAACGCTTGTTCCGGTGGCTGTACCGGCTGGGGTTCACCCCCTGGGATGGCCACCCATTGGCGCACAGCCTGATGACACTTGTCGAGGGCACCGCGTTGCCCCCGGGAACCGCGCTCGACGTGGGCTGCGGCACCGGGGACAACGCGGTGTACCTGGCCAGACACGGGTGGCGGGTCACCGGCGTGGACTACGTGGCCAAACCGCTGAAGATAGCCCGCGCCAAGGCCGCCGGACTGCCCGCTGTCTTCACCAAAGCCGATGTGACACAACTGAGCTGGTCGGGTGTCGGGGCCGGATTCGATCTCATCGTCGACAGTGGCTGCCTGCACGGCATGGACGCCGACGACCGTGACGCCTACGTCCGGGAGGTCAGCGCAGTGGCCGCCCCCGATGCACAACTGCTGATCGTGGCGTTCATCCCGGGTGGATCGATGGGTGTACCCGGCATCGGGTTCGAAGAAGTGCAACGACGCTTCAGTGCGGGCTGGATACTGCTGTCCAGCGGGGATGAGCCCGCGATGAACCAGAACGGCAAGAACGCGGCGCGGTTCTATCTGTTCCGGCGCACCACATAA
- a CDS encoding pyridoxamine 5'-phosphate oxidase family protein gives MPLSKEEREQFLAEPHIAALSVYAGDKRGPLTVPIWYQYTPGGQPWLLTGTGSRKHRLIEAAGHLSLMVERLEPTVRYVAVDGAVDRIEPGTDEQLVEMTKRYLAPEKVEPYLEFARREQGESVAVFFKPEHWLSSDLGAL, from the coding sequence ATGCCCCTCTCCAAGGAAGAACGCGAGCAATTTCTGGCCGAACCGCACATCGCCGCATTGTCGGTCTACGCAGGAGACAAACGCGGTCCGCTGACCGTCCCGATCTGGTACCAGTACACCCCTGGCGGGCAACCCTGGCTGCTGACCGGTACCGGGTCCCGTAAGCACCGGTTGATCGAGGCAGCCGGACATCTGTCGTTGATGGTCGAGCGGCTCGAGCCGACGGTGCGCTACGTGGCAGTCGACGGCGCAGTCGACCGCATCGAACCGGGCACCGATGAGCAACTCGTCGAGATGACCAAGCGCTACCTGGCTCCTGAGAAGGTGGAGCCATACCTCGAATTCGCCCGCCGCGAGCAGGGTGAGAGCGTTGCGGTGTTCTTCAAGCCCGAGCACTGGCTGTCCTCCGATCTGGGAGCGCTCTAA
- a CDS encoding LLM class F420-dependent oxidoreductase, with protein sequence MRFGLFIPQGWRLDLVDIPTENHWPVMRDLAAYADAGSWDSLWVYDHFHTVPVPTDEATHEAWSLMAAHAATTSRIKLGQMCTAMSYRNPVYLAKIAATTDIISGGRVQMGIGGGWYEHEWRAYGYGFPSAGVRLGRLDEGVQIMRDAWRVGRVSFDGKHYQVDGAIVAPKPLQDNGIPMWIAGGGEKVTLRIAAKYAQYTNFTSEPDGFAHKSEVLAGHCRDVGTDYDTIVRSANFNAVIGESEADVAARVARLRARQVPVAGEAAVDAMLANATAPESASGTTEQVIEKLQRMRDLGCEYAILYFPEAAYDRSGIELFEQKVIPALS encoded by the coding sequence ATGCGCTTCGGACTTTTCATCCCGCAGGGTTGGCGCCTTGATCTCGTCGACATTCCCACCGAAAACCACTGGCCGGTGATGCGCGACCTGGCTGCCTACGCCGACGCAGGCAGCTGGGACTCGTTGTGGGTGTACGACCATTTCCACACCGTTCCGGTGCCGACCGACGAGGCCACCCATGAGGCCTGGTCGCTGATGGCGGCGCACGCGGCGACGACGTCGCGGATCAAACTCGGCCAGATGTGTACCGCGATGAGCTACCGCAATCCGGTCTACCTGGCCAAGATTGCCGCGACCACCGACATCATCTCGGGTGGTCGGGTGCAGATGGGTATCGGCGGCGGCTGGTACGAGCACGAGTGGCGCGCCTACGGATACGGATTCCCGTCGGCCGGGGTGCGGCTGGGCCGGCTCGACGAGGGCGTGCAGATCATGCGCGACGCCTGGCGCGTCGGCCGGGTCAGCTTCGACGGCAAGCACTACCAGGTCGACGGCGCCATCGTTGCTCCGAAGCCACTGCAGGACAACGGTATTCCGATGTGGATCGCCGGCGGCGGGGAGAAGGTGACACTGCGGATCGCGGCCAAGTATGCGCAGTACACGAACTTCACGTCTGAGCCGGACGGCTTCGCGCACAAGTCGGAGGTGCTGGCCGGGCATTGCCGCGACGTCGGTACCGACTACGACACCATCGTGCGTTCGGCCAACTTCAACGCCGTCATCGGGGAGTCCGAGGCCGATGTGGCCGCCCGTGTCGCGCGGTTGCGGGCCCGGCAGGTGCCGGTGGCCGGCGAGGCTGCCGTCGACGCCATGCTCGCCAACGCCACCGCACCCGAATCGGCAAGCGGTACAACCGAACAAGTGATCGAGAAGCTGCAGCGGATGCGCGACCTCGGGTGTGAGTACGCGATTCTGTACTTCCCGGAGGCCGCCTACGACCGGTCCGGGATCGAACTGTTCGAGCAGAAGGTCATCCCGGCGTTGAGTTGA
- a CDS encoding helix-turn-helix transcriptional regulator, with amino-acid sequence MFSRSAHPATMSALSTLDDPLRRRLYQLVADSDEPVSREDAAAATGIGRTLAAYHLDKLADAELLAVTYQRPDGRSGPGAGRPAKLYSLAERELAISVPPRDYQLLAGILVTSIEQDTGGAVRATVEQAARDAGMRAAHDAGGDLIDALRGCGYLPRTDPDGGISLRNCPFHAVARDHLDVVCGLNLELIRGAIAASSSSTAQAELNPRPGHCCVQLHDADRQHRVSDPVNSTPG; translated from the coding sequence ATGTTCTCCCGGTCTGCCCACCCGGCGACCATGTCAGCGCTGAGCACGCTCGATGACCCGCTACGCCGCCGGCTCTATCAACTCGTCGCCGACAGCGACGAGCCGGTGTCCCGCGAGGACGCCGCGGCAGCAACCGGGATCGGACGCACCCTGGCGGCCTACCACCTGGACAAGCTCGCCGATGCCGAACTCCTTGCGGTCACCTACCAGCGACCCGACGGGCGATCGGGCCCCGGCGCCGGACGGCCCGCCAAGCTCTACAGCCTGGCCGAACGCGAGCTGGCCATCAGCGTGCCGCCTCGCGACTATCAGTTGCTGGCCGGAATACTCGTGACCTCCATCGAGCAGGACACCGGCGGTGCGGTAAGAGCGACGGTCGAGCAGGCCGCGCGCGATGCTGGCATGCGCGCGGCTCACGACGCAGGCGGCGATTTGATCGATGCCCTGCGTGGCTGCGGATACCTACCCCGCACCGACCCGGACGGGGGAATCTCGCTGCGGAACTGCCCGTTTCACGCGGTGGCCCGTGATCACCTCGACGTGGTGTGTGGGTTGAACCTGGAACTGATCCGGGGCGCGATCGCCGCCAGTTCGTCAAGCACCGCACAGGCAGAACTCAATCCACGTCCCGGACACTGCTGCGTGCAGCTACACGACGCAGATCGCCAGCATCGCGTTTCCGACCCGGTCAACTCAACGCCGGGATGA